The Macaca mulatta isolate MMU2019108-1 chromosome X, T2T-MMU8v2.0, whole genome shotgun sequence DNA window TCATGCCATTGCCGCTCCCGTCCTTTGCTCTAAAGAGGTGGCATCCAGGGAGCTCAGGGCACACTTTGATGGGGCTTGAAACCCTCCCTGAAGTCCCTGAGGACACATCCAGGGAGGCCAatgaagggaaactgaggcccagaggccTCAGTTGTGGTGGTGGAGAGTTGAGTACTGGAGGGACTTGCTGTGGGTCTCTCAGGATCTGACTATGGGGTATTCctgcttcctgggctgggggcGTCACCTGCCTTACCTCTGTGTGGATAtacgtgtatgtatgtatgtatgtatgcatacatatgtatatgtgaatgtgtatgcatgtgtgtatagatgtgtgcatgtatgtgtttacatatgtgtatgtgtatatgggtgtatgtgtgcatgtgtgtatgtgtgcatgtatgcatgtgtgtacgtgtgtataagtgtgtatgtgtgcatatgtgtatgtgtgcatgtgtgtgtacatgtgcatgtatgtgtataggtgtgtgcatgagtgtatgtgtatgtgtgcatctgtgtatgtgtgtttatatgtgtatacgtatgtgtatgtgaatgtgtatacatgggtatgcatgtgtgtgtctaggtttgtgcatgtatatgtgtgtgtacatgtgtgtataggagtgtgcatgtgtctgtgcatgtatgtgtgtggatgtgtgcctgtatgtggatgtgtgtggatgtgtgtacatgtgtgttttgtgtaggtgtgtgcatgtgtgtgtgcacatgtgtgtgtgtatacgagtgtgtatgtgtatgtgtgcatctgtgtgtatgtgtgtgtatgtgtgtacgtgtgtgtgcatattcTGGCAGGAGGGAGGGGCTCGGTGTGAGGTGGTGGGGAGAAGGCAGGGGCCAGGCTTTGGGAGAACAGCTGAgcccatccatctccagaacctcCAAACTGCCAcccccagtctcaggcattcagGCTCTCACAGGCCCAGAGACATGGCTGGAGCCCCTGTGGCTGAGGAGCACAGCTGAGAGCTCAGGGCCTAGAAGCGCCAAAGCTGAGTTCCAAGTCAGGCTGAGTGATTTGGGGGAAGTGAGAGCCTCTCTCTCAGCCTTAGCTTTTGtgtccataaaatgggaatattcaTCGTGCCAGCTCCAGGGGATCCTTCCCCCCAGGCTCCCCTGGCTCCCTCTGGCTTTATGGGCCCCTTGCTGCCTCCTGTGGGCTCAGACACAGAGCCTGTCCCTTCCTTGGGAGAGGTCTCAGTTTTGTGCCAGTTCTTTGAGGGGAAATGAGGGATGTGCCGGGAAGCCTGCCCGGCCCCCACTCCTCCAGCCTGCCCACTGCTTGGTCACAGCCATGAGCCATAGAAAACCAGCCAAACCTTGTCCTTCTGCCTCTGTCACGGGGCCCGAGTGTATGGGCCTCCCAGCACTCAACCTCCCTCCCCGCTCCGAGGGAACCTCTTTCCCTTGCCCCTTTTTCAGTCTCTTGGAGACCCCCCAGACATCCTACTATGTCAGGCAGCCTGCCTTCAGAGTCCTTGTTGCCCCACAGCTGGTCCCGGGAACCCACCTGAGACCCCGATGACCAGTCTTGCCGTGACTGACTGCCCTGCGCCTGTGCCCCCTCCCTTGGTGGAGGGCCCGATTACCTAACAGGAGTGCCTGCAGGgaagtcccagctgctggggagaccCCTGGCCCCGGGGCAGGAGTCCCTGTAGAGTCCTCCTCCAGGCCAATGAGTGGGTCCTGGGGGCTCCAAGCTGGCCATGGTCAGATGGTCCTCTGTCCCCTCAgccttccccagcccctccccacagCCTCCCCTAGGCCCAGCCAGACCACCCCAACCCCACCTGTCCAGGTGGACTGCCCACCCTGGAGCTTTCCAGGGCTCTGGTGGGGCGTTCCAGCCCTGACTCACTCTCCCTGGGAGGTAGCGGCTTTGGCAGGGGCATCGGTAGGGAGGGGCAGGGcagtctcctccctcccccactccatcTTGCTCTCCTGCTTCCATCCTGCCCTTCCTGTTCTctcccactgctgctgctgctgctgctcctcctcctcctcctcctcctgccctcggGTGTCCAGTGGCACTGGGAGAGGGTCCCGCAGTGGCAGCAGGCATCAgaggccctgccctgccctgtcccgGAGGAAGGGAAACGCCATCCAGGTAGGTGAGTGTTGAGCCTTCTCCCTACTTGGGGGCCAAGACCCTCCGGGGGGTTCCCCTAGGTCCTGCCAGGCCGGCCTGGGGCTGGCAGGCCCTGGGTTGCAATTGTGGGGTCTCAAGGCTCAAAAGAATGAGGGAGACTGGGTGCTGCCCCAGCAGGGGCCTCCTGGTGACTCCAGGGGTCAGCATAAAGTCCAGCTCCACATGAGGGGGAAGCTGAGCTAAGCCTTGGGCTCTGACTCCTACTTTGCAGTACGGCCCGGGGCCTATGGGCTCAAGAGGGCTCTGGGGCCAGTTGCAGAAAGGCCACACCACTGGCCTGGCAGCTGCTATAGCCACAGCCTCACCACAGGCCCCTCTGTCCACGGGTGTGGGAGGGGGCATGGGCGGCTTCTAGAGGGGATGCCAGTGCAGAGGGGACGCATGCCAGCAGATGCTCCCTGGAGCGCCCGAGGAGCTGCAAGGGGACGACAGGACAGGCCTCCATCCCAACCCTCTCCTGGGACTGATGGAACTGGAGGCACAGTGCTTGTGCTCAGACCCAACCTGGCCCCGAAGTGGCCTCAGGCCCCCGGTCCGCTGGCAGCAAGGACCCCAAAGCAGCAGCCCCCAGCAGCCAACCCAGCCCCCAGGTCAACTGGGGAAGCATCGGGCAGGGCGGGGCTGCTCAGAGAGTGCTGGCCTAGGGGGCAGAGCCCCCACCTCCCCACGGCCTCCTTAGACCCCTGCAACCAGCAGCTGGGCTTAGGGGGCTCACCTGGCCCTGTTGGAGCCCCAGACTGCCCCTCCCCAGCTAGTACTGGCCCTAAGTGAGGGTCTCCTGGGCGTGCGACTGCTTCAGGTCTACCAGAGGCCCTTGCTGCCCAGCTGGGCTCCCCGTCTCCAGATGCACCGAGGGCCACCCCAGGCTGGGTGGCGAGCAGGGCAGGCATGTTTATTCCCACTTAACAGATGGGGAAGGTGAGGCTGGGGTGAGACCTGGACCTTTGCCAGGCAGTCAGGGTGGATGGAGTGGTAGGAGAGGCAGGGCTCCAGCCTCTTCTTGTAGGGCACATTCCCAGCTGCCTCTGGACGGGAGACCGTGtctgatgaggaggaaggaggcaAGCAGAGGTGGGTGCTGGTGGCAGGCTCAGGCAGGGCTGCTTCCCCTCCACTCCCACCCGCCGCCTCGGCTTGGGGGGCCTCAGGCAAGCCTGACCCTGCCCTGCCACCCTGGCGGCAGCCTGCTCCCCTGGGGGGCCTCTCTGAGCTGCCGAGGCTGTGGGCAGGGAGGAAGGGTAGGAGCACATCTAGGAGCTCCAGGGCTGTTTGAGCCaaggcagtgtgtgtgtggggcaGGGGGGCTGGGGCGAGTGGTCCAGAGGAGGAAGCCAAGGCCCAGGGGCAGTGTTGGGGGTGTCAtggcctccacctctggggtctCCACTCAGTGCTGCCTCAGCCAACCTTGCTCATGGCCTCAAAGGACACCCCCTCTTTCTccaccctgcctccctgccttggccttagAGGGTCTCTGAGAAACGTGGGCAGGGTGGAAGGGGGGCTCAGGAGGTAGGAAGCAACTCAGAGTTGCCAAACTCAACTAACTTCATCCACGCTGCCCTGAGCCCAGAACTCAAAGGAAGGATTGGCCCGGGTAGGAGGCCATAGTGGCGTCCCAAAAAGTGAATTCTTCAAAGCCCTTGAGGGCCAATGGTTAAGattcttcctccacctcctccacgcAGCCTCACGGATGCCCCTGCCCTAAAGCAGGCTTCTGGCAGACTCAGAGGCGTGGGGGCCTGCAGACTTGCTAATGAGGAGACATTTCATCGCCTGATTAAGCCAAGTCCTGTCCGGGATGGGGAGGGGGGTagtggaaggggtgaggggagTGGAGTGGAAGGGGCTCCCTCCTTGCCAGCAGCATCCACTCCCTTCCTGCCTGGAGCCCTCTGCCCACACTCCGCCCTCTCCGCCTCCCGCCCCAGGGTCTGGCCGTCCCTGGTGAGGGATGGGAAcgcagtgccactgcactcacgGAACACTAGCCCCTGGCATGGGGAAGATGGGCGGGTACTGGTGCTGAGGATCCCCCTGCCTCTTCCCCCAGGCCCATCCGCCATGTGGCCCCTGTGGCTCCTCGCGTCTCTGCTGGCCCTGAGCCAGGCCCTGCCCTTTGAGCAGAGGGGCTTCTGGGACTTCACCCTGGACGATGGGCCGTTCATGATGAATGATGAGGAAGCTTCGGGCGCCGACACCTCGGGCGTCCTGGACCCGGACTCTGTCACACCCACCTACAGCGCCATGTGTCCTTTTGGCTGCCACTGCCACCTGCGGGTGGTTCAGTGCTCCGATCTGGGTTTGTCCTTGAGTGATGGGGAGTGGGGCATGCAAGGAGGCACAGGTGCAGCTTGAGAGCCCCTTCTGAGGGAGGCACATGCCGGTCCTGTGGGCTGGTGGCGAGCATGATGTGAGTGTAGGAGGGGTCCAGCCATCTGGCTGTGAGCTGTGCAGTTTGCACCCACTTGTGGTGGCATCCCCGTGTGCCCGTCGGTGTCGCGTGCGTGTGTCCCTGGGCCTCCCTGCGGTGGGGCTAGTCGGCTGGATGGCTCCAAGTTCATGTTGCTGGTGGTCGTGGGGCCCCTAGGTCTGAAGTCTGTGCCCAAAGAGATCTCGCCTGATACCACACTGCTGGACCTGCAGAACAACGACATCTCTGAGCTCCGCAAGGATGATTTCAAGGGTCTCCAACACCTCTATGTAAGGAGCTGGGAGGAACCAGCAGGCCTACAGCAGGGGGCAGGGGTCCGGGTGGGTGCATGTGCATGGACATGTGGGTATGAGAGGAGCTCGGGGACCCGTGGGCTTCAGGGTGAAGCCTGGAGCCAGCCGTGATGGGAGCTCCCGGGCTTGCAGCTCACCCATGTGGGTTTGAGCAACCGCAGCTGCAGGACTGGATCACTCAGCTCGGCTCCCTTCGTGACTGAAAACGTTTCATCACATCCATTCCTCCCAGCAACAGAGGAGAACGGATTTCATTGTAGCCAGTGTGTgcgtgaggaaactgaggcttggagcgGCAAGGCAGTGGTGGCACTGCTGAGGCTCAGGGCTGGGCCTGGGTGCTGCCTCCTGCCCCGCACTCTGCTCACAAGCACGGACTGACCTCCTCGAGGCCCAGTGGACTGGGGAGGcacaggaaggcaggagggaggggcgGGTGGGGCAGGGAGTCCGAGCCTTCAGCTCCTCCTTCCGCCCTGCTTCAGGCCCTCGTCCTGGTGAACAACAAGATCTCCAAGATCCACGAGAAGGCCTTCAGCCCCCTACGGAAGCTGCAGAAGCTCTACATCTCCAAGAACCACCTGGTGGAGATCCCGCCCAACCTGCCCAGCTCCCTGGTGGAGCTCCGCATCCACGACAACCGCATCCGCAAGGTGCCCAAGGGAGTGTTCAGTGGGCTCCGGAACATGAACTGCATCGGTGAGCTGAAAGCCTCCCAGAACATTCCAGAGCCTTGTCTCGGGGCATGGGGAAGGGAGACCAAGGGACACCTTTAGAGGCTCGGTTCAAGAAACAGTATGGTGAGAACAGTCAAAAGATAATCCATGAATTTCTTGGCAAATCCTCTATGCAGGCGATCACCATGGCTAAAGAGAAGACTGGGCCACAGGGGCCgggtggcttctgggagccctgTCTGCATCTCTGGCACTCCTCCCTTTCGTCTTGCTGCCCCTGGGGAGCTAGCAGTCCTGGGACTAGCAGTCCTGAACAGCTAGGAGTTTACAATTAGCCCGGTAAATTAGCAGAACTGCTTTCAGGAGATGGGAGCAGCCGGCAGTTAGCAGGGCTCGCCACACTAGCCCGGAAATGACAGGACCCAGGGCTGTGCAGGGACCACCAGGCTCCCAGGCTAATGAGGTCTCTCACCTAGAGATGGGCGGGAACCCACTGGAGAACAGTGGCTTTGAACCTGGAGCCTTCGATGGCCTGAAGCTCAACTACCTGCGCATCTCAGAGGCCAAGTTGACTGGCATCCCCAAAGGTAGGAAACCCACTCTTCCTGCGCGCCTGCCTACCTCACCCCCAACGGCACAGATGGCCAGGGTGGGGGCTCTGGATAGGCCCGGTCGACTCAGGGAAAGGCTCAACAGTCCCCTCCCGCCACCTGGGGCAGAGCTAGGGCCCCTGCCCTCAGCACCTGCATTCTCCCCTGTGCCCTCTTCTCCTGGCAGACCTCCCTGAGACCCTGAATGAACTCCACTTGGACCACAACAAAATCCAGGCTATCGAACTGGAGGACCTGCTCCGCTACTCCAAGCTGTACAGGTGAGGCCAGCCCGGCACTGCCCGAGGGTGATGCCAGAGTCCCTCAGTGCTGTGTGGCCCCTCGCGCCCAGCCCACCATCCTTCTCTCCAGCCTTTGAGTCCCTGTCATTCTCCCACTCACAGGCTGGGCCTGGGCCACAACCAGATCCGGATGATCGAGAACGGGAGCCTGAGCTTCCTGCCAACCCTCCGGGAGCTCCACTTGGACAACAACAAGCTGGCCAGGGTGCCCTCGGGGCTCCCAGACCTCAAGCTCCTCCAGGTGAGAGCTGGGCGTGCATAGCCAGGTTCCCTAAGGCTGGGCTGGGGGAAGCGTGCATGTCCCCAAGCAGTCCCTCAGCCCCTTGGCCTTCCTTCCCGGCCAACTCTGGGCATCTGCAAGGGAGCGGTCTTGATGCTCCCAGCTGGTGCTGAGGAGGCAGGGAGCAGGGGCTCCATGGTAGATACAGAGCAAGGCAGCCCGGTAGATCTTGGACCTGAGGGTCTCCAGGTGGGTCGGACACCAGAAAGATGTGGCAGAGTCCAGGGAGTCAAGAAACTGTGGGTGTGGGGGTGTACTGATCCGTGCCAAGACAGCGACAGCCCAGGACAGGAAGTAGGCTGAAGAGGGGGAGCACAGTCTTGCCTGGGATTCTGTCGGGAGCTTCCATCACTGGCCTGGCCCCCAACCAAATGGGTGGTGATCTTGGTCTTGCCCAGCCCTGCTCCATCCACAAGTGTTTGGAGCACCCCCATCCGCACCAGCTGTGAGCCAGCACCACGCAGGCCATGCCCATGATGGGCTGAGAGCGCCCTCTAGTGGCCATTGTCATGTTCACTAGCACTGGGCTCCCAGCCCAACCCAGCAGGCGCCTTGCCTGCCCTCCTCTGCTCCTCTCCAAGACAGCAAGACAGTGGCTCCAGAGAGTTGGAGGGGCTGCTAGAGGGCGAGCTCCTCTGATGACTGGAAGAAAGAGGGGGGCACCCCAAGGGCTCTTTCTCCTCTCATGCCCCATGGAGTGTGAGGGTGCTCCCCCGAGGGTCAGGCCGCCCTTCCTTCACCTCACACCACCAAACACACCTctaccccagccccacccccacatGTCCTCAACCTGCCCCACCTGAGACCCTCATCCTGGTCCCTGGTCACATCCAGTGCCTTAATCCTGGCTGACACCCACACAAAGAACACGCCCATGCCTTGGTTTGCTCCTCCCAACAACAGGGAGCCTCTGGTGTGGCCCTTGAAGTAGGGTGCAGAGGTAACAGCAAAATGCTTCCTGGGGGCAGTGGGCTTGgcatggagggagggaggcctgCAGTGACGCAGCCCGTCTACCTTCAGGTGGTCTATCTGCACTCCAACAACATCACCAAAGTGGGTGTCAACGACTTCTGTCCCGTGGGCTTCGGGGTGAAGCGGGCCTACTACAACGGCATCAGCCTCTTCAACAACCCTGTGCCCTACTGGGAGGTGCAGCCGGCCACTTTCCGCTGCGTCACTGACCGCCTGGCCATCCAGTTTGGCAACTACAAAAAGTAGAGGCAGCTGCAGCCACCACGGGGCCTCGGTGGGGGTCTCTGGGGAACACAGCCAGCCATCCTGAtggggaggcagagccaggaagcTAAGCCAGGACCCAGCTGCGTCCAACCCAGCCCCCCACCTCAGGTCCCCGACCCCAGCTCGCCGCCCCATCACAGCCTCTCCCTGGCTCCCAAGGGTGCAGGTGGGCGCAAGGTCTGGCCCCTATCACATGCTCCCTCCGCCTCAGAGCTGCCCCTGCTCTCCCACCATAGCCACCCAGAGGCACCCCATGAAGCTTTTTTCTCATTCACTCCCAAACTCAAGTGTCCAAGGCTCCAGTCCTAGGAGAATAGTTCCTGGGTCAGCAGCCAGGAGGTGCTCCATAAGAATGGGGACAGTGAACTCTGCCAGGGCTGCTGCACCTGTCCAGACACACATGTTCTGTTCCTCCTCCTCATGCATTTCCAACCTTTCAACTCTCCCCACTGCCGCAGCTTCCCTCAGCCCCCTTGCAAGTTCATGGCCTGTCCTTCCCAGCCCCCTTGCTCCACTGGCCCTTCGACCAGTCCTCCCTTCtgttctttccccttccttctcctctctctctctctctctctctctctctgtgtgtgtgtgtgtgtgtgtgtgtgtgtgtgtgtgtgtgtcttgtgcTTCCTCAGACCTTTCTCACTTCTGAGCTTAGTGGCCTGTCCCCTCCATCTCTCCAAACCTGGCTTTGCCTGTCCCTTTCTCTCCACACCCTCTGGCCTTCTGCCTTGAGCTGGGtctgctttctgtctgtctgGCCTGCACCCAGCCCCTGCCCACGAAACCCCAGGGACAGCGGCCTCCTCAGCCTGCCCTGCTCAGGCCTTGCCCCCAAACCTGTACAGTCCCAGAGGAGGCTGGAAGTTGGAGGCCCAGCATCCTGCCCAGATGACACCATCAAGGAGGGAAGCCTTAGGCCTGTCAGGCCCTGGCCCTTCTGCCCCAAAGAGAGGAGAGGCCCCACATTCCGCCAGAGTCCCAGACACCGTTTTTCATGGAACCCCCTCACCGCCACTGGCGGCTAGGTCTCCCCTTTCCTTCTGGTTCAGCGCAAGGAGGGGCTGCTTCTGAGGTCGGTGGCTGTCTTTCCATTAAAGAAACACTGTGCAACACAGCTCCATGCACTGCTCCTGTGGCGGCCTGGCCTCTCCATGCCCCTCCCGGCCCTTGGGCTCCTCGCCCTCAGAAGAGGGGCCCCGTCATCCTCAGATCTGGGCTagcccctttcccctccctcctagACACTCATGGTCCCAGCTGTCCTGAGACCGGGCTCCAGAATCCAAACAGGCCTGAATGGCACCTGCCCTCTCAGCGTGGAGCGTTTGCCAAGAGCACACCGACTGCAGGCACCGGGCTAGAGCCTGGAAATCTAAGCGGGACCCGGCCTGCCCAGCTCCATGGAGTCTAGGGTTCACAACGAGGCACCACCAACACCCAAGGGGACACAGGAGGGACGGGGCCCCATGGAGCCAGGGCAGGGTGCTGTGTGCACCCACTTGCATTGGCCTGGCCTTGGCTCCCCAGCCAGCCCCCTAGCAAGTCACACTGTGTGCCAGGAGAGCCGAGCTCGGGCTGCAAGGCATTGGCACCGGCTCCAGAGAGGATCCAGGTCAGCTGCATGCTGGGGACACAGGTCGTCCCGGAAAGGATAGCTTGGAGGGGGACAGTCTCCAGAGCAACACTACCACCTGTGACCTTCCTTCAGCCCTGCACGAAGAGCCTCAGAGCAGGTGGCGGAACCTGGGGCTTCCCTGGGCAGCTCCAGGCTCCCAACAGCAATAGAGTGGGCAGGGCCCGCGTGAGTCACAGCCTGGCACTGTGTGTTGGCTTCTCGCACATAACTGTGTCTTTAAGCCTGGACTGGCACTGGGGCACTGGCGTTCCCAGGTTTCTCCTTCCTGGGATAGGAGGTGCCACGCAGTGTGGTGGCCCAGTGATAGAATGTCACCATCAGCATCATAGCACTATTCTGGGCCATGTGCTCCACGGCCTGGCAATGTCTGCTGAGTTGGGCAGGCGTGGTGCAAGGGAACTGGCCAGAGGCCAGGAGTCAAGGCTTCGGGCAAGTCCCCTCACtggctgggaggaggggcagcCAGCGCCGCGGCCTGGCACAGATGGAAAGATGGGGCTTCCGCCCATTCATCTGTGAGTGAGTCTTGGGGCACTGGCTCCGTGTTCAGTGGGTCCAACACAGCCCCCGTGAATCTCTGTCcactcttcctgcctccctcccatccctcctgtgcctcctttcctctctgtctccctctcatTTCATACATCTTTATCACACCCGTCCTCTGCATGTCCCAGCTCGGGGATGCAGTGTGGGTGGAGGACAAGCTAGCAGGACGAGTGTGATATAGGTGGTCAGTGCAGAGGAAGGCATCCTGCGGGCTGCGTGCTTAGTCCACACAGCAGGGGGTGCCCTGCAGGCAGCACACACTCTGCCCGGACGGGGTGCCAAGTCCCCCAGGCAGGAGCCCAGAGCTGGACAGGGTCACAGCCTGCAAGGGCTTCTGGGCCATGGTGGAAGGTGAGCTTCATCCTCAAAGCAGTTGGTCCTGACCGCAGTGTGAAGATGAATCGCGTAGCCTCACTCCACCGCCAAGTGTGGTAAAAACTGTTAAATAATACTAGCCAAGGTGAGACTGAATTGGgcttaaaaagaaaatggctgggcgtggtggctcacggctgtcatctcagcactttgggaggccaaggtaggaagactgcttgaggccaggagtccaagatcagcctgggcaacatagtgagactccgtctctaagaaacaaaaaactaaaaaattagctaggcattggGGCACACGCcggtgatcccagctactcaggggactgaggtgggaggatcacttgtgctgGGAAGGTTCTCCCTGCAAGCTGCCAATCCCCT harbors:
- the BGN gene encoding biglycan isoform X2; translation: MWPLWLLASLLALSQALPFEQRGFWDFTLDDGPFMMNDEEASGADTSGVLDPDSVTPTYSAMCPFGCHCHLRVVQCSDLGLKSVPKEISPDTTLLDLQNNDISELRKDDFKGLQHLYALVLVNNKISKIHEKAFSPLRKLQKLYISKNHLVEIPPNLPSSLVELRIHDNRIRKVPKGVFSGLRNMNCIEMGGNPLENSGFEPGAFDGLKLNYLRISEAKLTGIPKDLPETLNELHLDHNKIQAIELEDLLRYSKLYRLGLGHNQIRMIENGSLSFLPTLRELHLDNNKLARVPSGLPDLKLLQVVYLHSNNITKVGVNDFCPVGFGVKRAYYNGISLFNNPVPYWEVQPATFRCVTDRLAIQFGNYKK
- the BGN gene encoding biglycan isoform X1 translates to MWPLWLLASLLALSQALPFEQRGFWDFTLDDGPFMMNDEEASGADTSGVLDPDSVTPTYSAMCPFGCHCHLRVVQCSDLGLSLSDGDRLDGSKFMLLVVVGPLGLKSVPKEISPDTTLLDLQNNDISELRKDDFKGLQHLYALVLVNNKISKIHEKAFSPLRKLQKLYISKNHLVEIPPNLPSSLVELRIHDNRIRKVPKGVFSGLRNMNCIEMGGNPLENSGFEPGAFDGLKLNYLRISEAKLTGIPKDLPETLNELHLDHNKIQAIELEDLLRYSKLYRLGLGHNQIRMIENGSLSFLPTLRELHLDNNKLARVPSGLPDLKLLQVVYLHSNNITKVGVNDFCPVGFGVKRAYYNGISLFNNPVPYWEVQPATFRCVTDRLAIQFGNYKK
- the BGN gene encoding biglycan isoform X3 — encoded protein: MLLVVVGPLGLKSVPKEISPDTTLLDLQNNDISELRKDDFKGLQHLYALVLVNNKISKIHEKAFSPLRKLQKLYISKNHLVEIPPNLPSSLVELRIHDNRIRKVPKGVFSGLRNMNCIEMGGNPLENSGFEPGAFDGLKLNYLRISEAKLTGIPKDLPETLNELHLDHNKIQAIELEDLLRYSKLYRLGLGHNQIRMIENGSLSFLPTLRELHLDNNKLARVPSGLPDLKLLQVVYLHSNNITKVGVNDFCPVGFGVKRAYYNGISLFNNPVPYWEVQPATFRCVTDRLAIQFGNYKK